In Proteus vulgaris, one DNA window encodes the following:
- the pspC gene encoding envelope stress response membrane protein PspC, with the protein MTVQSKKLYRLPQEGVIRGVCAGLAHYFNIPVLLVRVIAVIALFAGFFGLTIVAYLVLSFFMEPAPANYQQGGEQQESLKEILSGVDNQLMQGEKRLQQMERYITSSSYQLNKRFRDL; encoded by the coding sequence ATGACGGTACAAAGTAAGAAATTGTATCGCTTGCCACAAGAGGGCGTGATCCGTGGCGTATGCGCAGGCCTTGCCCATTATTTTAATATTCCTGTTTTACTTGTCAGGGTTATTGCGGTGATTGCACTCTTTGCTGGATTTTTTGGCCTAACTATTGTTGCTTATCTTGTTTTGAGTTTTTTTATGGAACCTGCGCCAGCTAATTACCAACAAGGTGGTGAGCAACAGGAGAGTTTAAAAGAAATTTTAAGCGGTGTTGATAATCAATTAATGCAAGGTGAAAAACGTTTACAACAAATGGAACGATATATTACCTCTTCCAGTTATCAATTAAATAAACGCTTTCGCGATCTGTAA
- a CDS encoding phage shock protein PspD yields the protein MNINQAYISLKTNKLTYFAKKGLTFGVMLLTLFGPAAITGSIIKRVSSKPLRWLVLLIAEPVIKAGLNKLSRQMSWEKHETPTK from the coding sequence ATGAATATTAATCAAGCTTATATCTCGTTAAAAACAAATAAACTCACCTACTTTGCCAAAAAAGGGTTAACATTTGGGGTAATGTTATTGACTTTATTTGGGCCAGCCGCAATAACTGGCAGTATAATAAAACGCGTAAGTAGCAAGCCGTTACGTTGGTTGGTTCTATTGATAGCAGAGCCTGTTATTAAAGCAGGTTTAAATAAGCTATCGCGTCAAATGTCTTGGGAGAAACATGAAACGCCTACAAAATGA
- a CDS encoding YcjX family protein, protein MKRLQNELTAFINRGVDRHLRLAVTGLSRSGKTAFITSLVNQLINVHTGARLPLFSAARDKQLLGVKRIPQHNLNIPRFTYDEGMESLYHTPPSWPVPTKGVSEIRLQLRYRSNESLTRFIKETSSLYLEIVDYPGEWLLDLPMLEQDYFEWSEQMNKVNRQRTLPEQNWQTQLKKCDPFAPADETLLADIASAYTEYLLACKKEGLHFIQPGRFVLPGELAGAPVLQFFPWPDLQQHDITKLKNADKRTNIGMLKQRYEYYGQHVVKGFYRDHFQGFDRQIVLVDCLQPLNQGADVFNDMRQALTQLMRSFHYGKRTLLRRLFSPCIDKLLFAATKADHITVDQHENLVSLLQQLIQDAKQNAIFEGISIDCMGLASIAATESGIVDHHGEKIPALKGFRLSDNKPLVYFPGEVPKRLPEKAFWEKQGFSFESFRPQQISRDSAVPHIRMDSAMEFLLGDKLK, encoded by the coding sequence ATGAAACGCCTACAAAATGAACTTACAGCTTTTATTAATCGTGGTGTTGATAGGCATCTTCGCTTAGCGGTAACTGGATTAAGCCGAAGTGGTAAAACGGCATTTATTACTTCTTTAGTTAACCAACTTATTAATGTGCATACAGGTGCGCGTTTACCGCTCTTTTCAGCGGCACGGGATAAGCAACTATTGGGTGTAAAACGTATTCCTCAGCATAATTTAAATATACCCCGATTTACTTATGACGAAGGAATGGAATCGCTTTATCACACGCCTCCAAGTTGGCCGGTTCCGACTAAAGGAGTGAGTGAAATTCGTTTACAACTACGTTATCGCTCAAATGAATCATTAACACGTTTTATCAAAGAAACATCTTCGCTTTATTTAGAGATTGTTGACTACCCTGGCGAATGGTTATTAGATTTACCGATGCTTGAGCAAGACTATTTTGAATGGTCTGAGCAAATGAATAAGGTAAATCGTCAAAGAACATTGCCAGAACAAAATTGGCAAACACAACTTAAAAAATGCGATCCCTTTGCACCTGCTGATGAAACGTTATTAGCGGATATTGCCTCCGCTTACACTGAATATTTATTAGCATGTAAAAAAGAAGGGCTTCATTTTATTCAACCCGGTCGTTTTGTTTTACCTGGTGAATTAGCGGGCGCGCCTGTTTTGCAGTTTTTTCCTTGGCCCGATTTACAACAGCATGATATTACTAAATTAAAAAATGCTGATAAACGGACTAATATTGGCATGCTAAAGCAACGTTATGAATATTATGGTCAGCATGTGGTAAAAGGTTTTTATCGAGATCATTTTCAAGGTTTTGATAGGCAAATTGTTTTAGTGGATTGTTTGCAACCTCTCAACCAAGGCGCTGATGTTTTTAATGATATGCGGCAGGCTTTAACACAATTAATGCGTAGCTTTCATTATGGTAAAAGAACACTACTTCGGCGTTTATTTTCACCTTGTATTGATAAGTTATTATTTGCAGCGACTAAAGCTGATCATATTACAGTTGACCAGCACGAAAATTTAGTTTCATTGCTTCAACAACTTATTCAAGATGCTAAACAAAATGCTATTTTTGAGGGGATCAGTATTGATTGCATGGGGCTTGCCTCTATTGCTGCAACTGAAAGTGGCATTGTGGATCACCATGGTGAAAAAATCCCAGCATTAAAAGGTTTTCGTTTAAGTGATAACAAACCTTTGGTGTATTTTCCTGGTGAAGTTCCTAAACGATTACCTGAAAAAGCATTTTGGGAAAAACAAGGATTTAGTTTCGAATCTTTTAGACCACAACAAATATCAAGAGATAGCGCAGTTCCTCATATTCGCATGGATAGTGCAATGGAATTCTTGTTAGGGGATAAATTAAAATGA
- a CDS encoding YcjF family protein, translating to MNEPLKSRIDFKEPILQDEVSLKKGIDFQENEAFLPIDPQLDEENEGQLEGDIQSILKPKKSVWKRLITVASTILGISVIAQTGQWIYESWINSDWIALGAASAGGLIVIAGIGSVITEWRRIYRLRQRADERDKAKELLYSHAMGNGRPFCEKLAKQAGIHSQHPALIRWQSALHDTHNDKEVLELYSQLVQPILDKQARAEISRSAAESTLMIAVSPLAMVDMAFIGWRNIRLINRIAEIYGIELGYYSRLKLFRLVLVNIAFAGATELVREVGMDWLSQDLAARLSTRAAQGIGAGLLTARLGIKAMELCRPLPWIDDNKPKLGDFRKELIGKLKNTISGKKKE from the coding sequence ATGAATGAGCCATTAAAATCACGAATTGATTTTAAAGAGCCCATACTTCAAGATGAAGTAAGCTTAAAGAAAGGTATTGATTTTCAGGAGAATGAAGCATTTCTACCTATTGATCCTCAATTAGATGAAGAAAACGAAGGGCAGCTAGAAGGTGATATCCAATCTATTTTAAAACCTAAAAAAAGTGTATGGAAACGCTTAATCACAGTTGCAAGTACTATTTTAGGGATTAGCGTTATCGCTCAAACAGGACAATGGATTTATGAGTCATGGATAAACTCGGATTGGATTGCATTAGGTGCAGCAAGCGCAGGGGGCTTAATTGTTATTGCAGGAATTGGCTCTGTAATAACAGAATGGCGTCGTATCTATCGCTTACGCCAAAGAGCAGATGAAAGAGATAAAGCAAAAGAATTACTTTATAGTCATGCGATGGGAAATGGCCGACCTTTTTGTGAGAAATTGGCTAAACAAGCAGGGATACATTCACAACATCCAGCACTAATTCGTTGGCAAAGTGCATTACATGATACGCATAATGACAAGGAAGTATTAGAGCTTTATAGCCAATTAGTTCAACCTATTTTAGATAAGCAAGCGAGAGCTGAAATTAGTCGCTCTGCTGCAGAATCAACATTAATGATAGCAGTAAGCCCACTAGCGATGGTTGACATGGCTTTTATTGGTTGGCGTAACATTCGTTTAATTAATCGTATCGCTGAAATTTATGGTATAGAGTTGGGATACTATAGTCGCTTAAAATTATTTCGCCTTGTCTTAGTCAATATTGCATTTGCGGGTGCTACTGAACTAGTAAGAGAAGTTGGAATGGATTGGCTTTCTCAAGATCTAGCTGCACGACTATCAACACGAGCAGCCCAAGGAATTGGTGCTGGCTTATTAACGGCACGTTTAGGGATCAAGGCAATGGAATTATGCCGACCACTACCTTGGATCGATGATAATAAACCAAAGTTGGGTGATTTTAGAAAAGAGCTTATAGGAAAATTAAAAAATACAATTAGTGGTAAGAAAAAAGAATAA